CCTGTAAAAGGTAGTCTAGCTTCAAAATTAAATACAGCTAATTTACTTCCAGATAATTGATCAATATCAAATGTACCAACGGTTTGATATTTGCTGTTGTAAAATGAATTTGCATCGTAACCCCTGATTAAATAGCCGTAGCCTGCATATAAAGGATACAGATTTTCTCCATCCTCACCAAGCCTCAAATAGTTATAAGATCTTACTGCAAATGTAACCGGCTTAGCTCTGAAATACTTTCTTCCATCTACTGTAACAGCAGCAAAATTATAATCACCAAAATATTTTTCTGCACCAACTCTATACCTAAATCCATCTAATGGAGCGGTTACTCCAAATATGGAATTATCTCCTATAAATGATGCATTTGTTTGCATGATAGAAAATGCTTTTAAAGGTATACCTAATTGACTTGAGCCTTTTGAATTGGATACTTTTTCCCTATCAGAACCTAAATAACCATAGGGATAATTGCCTGCAACATGATAATTATTAAATCTATCTAGGCGATAACTATAATAAGAAAATGCACCCCCAGCTTCAAAACGATGAACCTTGCTAAAAGGGTAAGAGCCAAATAATTCTAATTTATCTTCAAAAGTTCTTAATATGTTAGTGCTTATGGTATCAATAGGGTCTGTTGTTGTAGAGCCATCATAAAACCCGACGCTTGTGAATCCAGTAACATACGGAATATGAGAAATACCAACACCCCAGTTAATTCTATGTCTTTGGTTAATATATCCAACTAATCCACCAAAATCTGAAATTTCTCCATTAATTGATAAATTGGCAATGATTTGATTTCTACCAAGGATATCACTGAACATAGCCATAATGCCACCTTGAATTCCTGTTCCGAATCGGCTTGTAGAAACCCCAACGCCACTATTGGCTAAGTAATCTAGTTTAAATTTAGGAACATAAGCCACAGTTTTCATTGAATCTGTTGTTGTTTTCTCAAAGCGCTCAAAGTTGCCTAGATTAGAGTTAACAATGTTAACGCCAACGTTTTCCATTGGAGGTAGTACTGCTGCATCTAAGTTTACATCCTTAGCATCAACAGTTTTAGATTTGAAATTACTTAAAGCAGAATTGTAAAGCGTATATCTTTGGTATCTGTAATAACTGTAAACAATATCATCATTTCTAGAAACAGTTATAGCAGGAGAAAATTCCGTAATACCACTAATACCAGTAAAGTAATCAGTCAATTGTTTTACAGAACTGTTATCTAAATTATATTCGTACAAGTTCCTGAAACCATCACGATTAGATAAAAAGAAAATACGTTTACTATCTCCAGAAAACTGTGCGTTTAAATTATTAGCACCAGGGAAAACTGGAATATTGCTTAAAGATTTTGTAGTAAAATCGTAAACGGTTAAATTAATCGGATTAACAGCATTAATATTTCCAGCAACTATAGCAGCTCTATCAGATGAGAAAACTATTTTTTTGCCATCTGGCGAAAAGCTTGGTGCATAATCAGAATATTCATCATTAGTGATTTGTGTAAGCTCTTTAGTAGTTAAGTTATAAGAGAAAATATCACTTTGTCCTTCAACCATGCCAGAGAATGCTACTTCCTTACCATCTGGCGACCAAGTTAAATTTCCAAATTGTTCAACTCGCCCCATAGCTGTTTGAGATATAGTATTGCCATTTGCTACATCAATAATGAGCATTTGATTTTTCCCCTGACTAAAAATACTAAAGGCAAATTGTTTACTATCTGGCGACCAAGCACCAGCAGATTCAATAAAATTGAAATCATCAATATGGGAGTTAGCAATCTGGCTACTTAACTTTCTAATGATTTTTCCTGTTCGTGCATCCGCTAGAAACAAGTCAATTCCAAATAAATCCTTTTCAGATAAAAAGGCTAAATAATTCCCATTTGGACTAATAGCAGGCGCAACATTCATGTTCCCAGCATTTTTATTGTCGATAATTTTAGCACCTGATATTTTAATTTGTGAACTATCGGCTTTTAATAATGGTCTGTAATGTTGTTCAATTGAATTTTTCCATAAACCAGATAACGTTTTATCATCATAGCCTAAAGTATATTTAATCCCATTTTCATAACCAAATTTGGCTGTATTCTTAAATAATGGAACAATAGTGGTATCGCCATAAAGAGAGCCTACAAAAGTCCAAAATGCCTGGCCGTAACGGTAGGGGAAGTATTTATTAGAATTAGTTAAATCTTTTAATGATGGAATATCTCTATTCAATAAAGCATCACGCATCCACATAGATGTGAAGGCGTCTTTTTTACCGACGGATAAATATTCTGCCATACCTTCCACCATCCACAAAGGGGTATTTCCGATATTCTCTAAACTGATAGAATCTTTTTCTAATAAAACATGGTATTGAAAAGCGTGAACCAGCTCGTGTCCTAAAA
The sequence above is drawn from the Pedobacter frigiditerrae genome and encodes:
- a CDS encoding DPP IV N-terminal domain-containing protein; the protein is MNRTTTFKKSLLILTFILVSVLSVKAQYFGQNKVRYKNEDFKVLQTPHFEIYYYIKNEKLLKKFAQDAETWYKMHQEVFRDTFLRKNPIILYSNHPDFQQTTALNGEIGVGTGGVTEALKNRVIMPVLDISSQTRHVLGHELVHAFQYHVLLEKDSISLENIGNTPLWMVEGMAEYLSVGKKDAFTSMWMRDALLNRDIPSLKDLTNSNKYFPYRYGQAFWTFVGSLYGDTTIVPLFKNTAKFGYENGIKYTLGYDDKTLSGLWKNSIEQHYRPLLKADSSQIKISGAKIIDNKNAGNMNVAPAISPNGNYLAFLSEKDLFGIDLFLADARTGKIIRKLSSQIANSHIDDFNFIESAGAWSPDSKQFAFSIFSQGKNQMLIIDVANGNTISQTAMGRVEQFGNLTWSPDGKEVAFSGMVEGQSDIFSYNLTTKELTQITNDEYSDYAPSFSPDGKKIVFSSDRAAIVAGNINAVNPINLTVYDFTTKSLSNIPVFPGANNLNAQFSGDSKRIFFLSNRDGFRNLYEYNLDNSSVKQLTDYFTGISGITEFSPAITVSRNDDIVYSYYRYQRYTLYNSALSNFKSKTVDAKDVNLDAAVLPPMENVGVNIVNSNLGNFERFEKTTTDSMKTVAYVPKFKLDYLANSGVGVSTSRFGTGIQGGIMAMFSDILGRNQIIANLSINGEISDFGGLVGYINQRHRINWGVGISHIPYVTGFTSVGFYDGSTTTDPIDTISTNILRTFEDKLELFGSYPFSKVHRFEAGGAFSYYSYRLDRFNNYHVAGNYPYGYLGSDREKVSNSKGSSQLGIPLKAFSIMQTNASFIGDNSIFGVTAPLDGFRYRVGAEKYFGDYNFAAVTVDGRKYFRAKPVTFAVRSYNYLRLGEDGENLYPLYAGYGYLIRGYDANSFYNSKYQTVGTFDIDQLSGSKLAVFNFEARLPFTGPKKLAQIQSRYLFSDLNVFFDAGLSWTETSKVVFKSQPTYQSIPLVDNQGNPVLDQGGNQRTTLVTNERVPAMSVGVSLRINVFGYFVIEPYYAYPFQRRDLGGKGVFGLNFAPGW